CAGGAACACGTCGAATGGGTCTCTGAAGGCGACCGCGAGGAACAGCACGAGCAGGACGACCACGGCCGGGATCGAGGCCGACAGTGAATCCTTGAGGACTTGCTGGTTCTCGTAGTCCGTGATTCCCGAGCCGAACACGCGCATGTCCCCCGTCGCCGTCGCCGCGATCTGCCGGGTCTCCAGTTGCACCGATTGCAGCGAATCCTCGTCCACGTCGTGGGTCACGACCCCGATGGTCGCCCCGGCACTCCCCTGTTTTTGGTTTCGCTTTTCGCCGAGGAGCGACTGACCGGCCGGATCGTCCATAACTGCTCGCACCGCAGCCTGTCGCTCGCTGTCGGTGGCCCGCTCGATAGCCCTGATCTGATCCGCGTGGGTGCGTGCGGTCGGATCGAGTTCGCGAGCGACCAGCGAGGCGACACTCCGGGTCTCGGTCACGTGGAGGTCGGGGCGATCGGCGACTCGCTTCTGGATGGTCAACATCTCGATGAGCCCCGACTGAGAGAGCACGTCTTGCTGGCTGTAGAGCAACAGTGTGGCCTTGGAATCCGGCTCGAACGGTTGCTCGAAGGTCTCTTCGACCAGTTCCTGGGTCGCGTACGCATCGACGTCCTCGGAGAAGTCGTCCGTGCCCGCACTCATCGTGATGTCGTCGAGCCCAGTGGCGAACCCGGCGGTGAGGAGCAGGAACACGAAAATGACCGCGAGCGGCCGCTCGACGACCGCCGTCGTGAGTCCCGTAGCGAGTCCGGAGCCGCGGCCCATTATCGGAACTGGGCCGCGAGCCAGTTTCGTTGCCAGACCGCCCCGACCAGGATGACCCCCAGCCCAGCCAGGCCGCCCAGGAGCCAATCTGGCAGGTTTCCGTCCGGTGCCGCGGTGACGGTCACGCCCACCACGTGTGTGCGTGAGAGTTCCGTGTCGCCGTCCTGAGTCAGGTACTGGAAGTCAGTCGCGAGCCCGAAGGTCTTCGCGGGGGCCGAATCGGCGGCACTCACCGCGTAGCTGATCGTCTCGGACTCGCCCGGCTCCAGGTGCGGAATCATCGCCTCGTCGTCCGTCGAGTCGAGTGGCGGGTCGAGGTACGCTTTGGCCTCGATCTCGGAGACTGGACGGTCGCCGGCGTTGTGCACGGTCACCTCGACCGTCTCGGTGCTGCCCGCCTCGACGGTTGCGTTTTGCACCGTCACCTCGAACTGGTCGCGCTCGGCCGCGATCGTTGCCGTGGCGGGCATGGGGTCACTCCCCTGTCGATCGCCCCGGACATCGGTGTAGGCCACGTTGAGGGTGACTCCCTGGTGGCTCTCGGAAACGCTGTCGCTTACGTCCACGGCGTAGCTGACTGTCGCCGTCTCCCCTGGCTTGAGGGCCTCGACGGCTTGCTGTGGGGAATCCAGATACACGTTCGGGTTCTCGAAGTCGAGTTTCACCACCGGTTCACGAACCGTCCGTGGGCCGTCGTTTCGGATTTCGACCACGTATGATCGCTCGTCGCCGGCCTGGAGGTCCCCGGTGGCGTTCACGACCGAGAAGGACTGCTCGGGGACCGGGCTGAACCCGGCTGATAGGTCGGGATCCGCCCGGACGAGGCCGTCCGAATCGGTGTAGCGGACGGTTCCGTCGACCGCGTACTCGCGGACGGTCGTCTCCGGGTTCACGGTGAGGTCGTAGGTGACGGTTTTGGACGCCCCTGGGTCGAGTGTGCCGACGTAGGTTTCCGCGCCCGTACCGGACACGAAGGAGGCCCCTGGGCTCGTCGATTCGAGGGCGAGACGGGTGTCTGTGGCCTGCTCGGAGCCGACGTTCGTGAGTGTTCCGGTGAGGGTGCCATCGGCCCCGACCTGGGCGTCTGTCGTGACGTTCGTCAGTTCGAAGCGGGCCGTCTCCTCGACAGTCACTTCGATGGTCTCCTCGACGGTGTGGCTGTGATCCTGGGAATACTGGGTCGTGTTACTGGACCAGTACTGGGCGACGTGGGAGTAGTCGAGTTCGACCTCGAGGTCATAGGCTCCGGGTTCGGCGTCCTCGGGAACGGTCACCGCAACCTGGACTTCTCGTGGCCGTTCCTCGGAGACCGATCCCAGGGCGAAAACCTCACTCTCGATATCGAAGGGGGCATCGTCCGCGGTCGCCTCGACGGTGACGTCACGAGCGGTGAGGACGGCCGCCCGCTGATCCGGGCCACCCCACTGGAGGTCCCCGTCGTTCCGGACCTGGAGTGTCAGTTCAGTCGCCTGTCCCGGGGCGAGTGTCGGGGCCGGAGCCGAAACCGAGAGATCGGGTTCACCGCGGATGCTTCCAGTGTCGGCCCCGAGCGCGAGTCCGGGACCGACGGCGATACTGAGAACGACCGTGAGCGCGAGCAGAGCGGCCAGCCGTGACATGGGCCCGGATTGGCGGTGTCTGGGGGAACGTGTTGTCGGGAACATGTGGGCCGACCCGAACATGTCCGTGACCGTTTATACCCGTGTTCGCCGATAAGGGAGAGTCGATGCCAGTTGTCG
This region of Halodesulfurarchaeum sp. HSR-GB genomic DNA includes:
- a CDS encoding COG1361 S-layer family protein, with protein sequence MSRLAALLALTVVLSIAVGPGLALGADTGSIRGEPDLSVSAPAPTLAPGQATELTLQVRNDGDLQWGGPDQRAAVLTARDVTVEATADDAPFDIESEVFALGSVSEERPREVQVAVTVPEDAEPGAYDLEVELDYSHVAQYWSSNTTQYSQDHSHTVEETIEVTVEETARFELTNVTTDAQVGADGTLTGTLTNVGSEQATDTRLALESTSPGASFVSGTGAETYVGTLDPGASKTVTYDLTVNPETTVREYAVDGTVRYTDSDGLVRADPDLSAGFSPVPEQSFSVVNATGDLQAGDERSYVVEIRNDGPRTVREPVVKLDFENPNVYLDSPQQAVEALKPGETATVSYAVDVSDSVSESHQGVTLNVAYTDVRGDRQGSDPMPATATIAAERDQFEVTVQNATVEAGSTETVEVTVHNAGDRPVSEIEAKAYLDPPLDSTDDEAMIPHLEPGESETISYAVSAADSAPAKTFGLATDFQYLTQDGDTELSRTHVVGVTVTAAPDGNLPDWLLGGLAGLGVILVGAVWQRNWLAAQFR